One window of the Dendropsophus ebraccatus isolate aDenEbr1 chromosome 12, aDenEbr1.pat, whole genome shotgun sequence genome contains the following:
- the LOC138769125 gene encoding olfactory receptor 5V1-like — MNINYTTVTEFILLGFSEITDQVYLFPIFLFIYIITVVGNLCIIITYKLSPSLQTPMYFFLANLSILEILYVSSTVPKMLSCLLSKYKVISFSGCAIQMYCFVLFSGTECYMLAAMAYDRYNAICRPLMYTVIMSEIACIQLIMGSYMIGAASAIIHTVLSFSLPFCGSNKIDQFFCDVLQVQVLSCQSSVVTDLVSYLTAVIVIFGSFILTLISYIEIISKILKLRSASGKRKTFATCSSHLMVVAILYGSAISMYFTPGLTHKVGQNSVVSLMYTVIAPLLNPFIYSLRNKEVKSNIKNIFLRLVQF, encoded by the coding sequence ATGAATATCAATTACACAACAGTAACAGAATTTATTCTTTTAGGATTTTCAGAAATTACTGATCAGGTTTATCTTTTTCCAatctttctttttatatatattattacagtggTTGGGAACCTGTGTATAATTATTACATATAAGCTCAGTCCAAGCCTCCAAACCCCAATGTACTTTTTTCTTGCTAATTTGTCTATCTTAGAAATCCTGTATGTTTCATCTACTGTCCCTAAGATGTTGTCCTGTTTACTGTCAAAATATAAAGTCATCTCCTTCTCTGGCTGTGCTATACAGATGTATTGTTTTGTGCTCTTTAGTGGGACAGAGTGCTATATGTTGGCGGCCATGGCTTATGACCGGTATAACGCCATATGTCGCCCTCTTATGTATACTGTAATTATGAGTGAAATAGCCTGTATTCAGCTTATCATGGGCTCATATATGATTGGTGCGGCCAgtgctataatacacacagtgctcTCATTTTCATTACCATTCTGTGGATCCAATAAGATAGACCAATTCTTTTGTGACGTTCTTCAAGTACAAGTACTCTCCTGTCAGTCCTCTGTGGTTACTGACCTTGTGTCATATTTGACTGCAGTCATTGTTATATTTGGTTCATTTATACTAACACTGATTTCCTATATAGAGATTATTTCAAAAATTCTAAAACTCCGATCTGCATCCGGAAAGAGAAAAACATTTGCAACCTGCTCTTCCCACTTAATGGTTGTTGCAATATTATATGGTTCAGCGATTTCCATGTATTTTACACCTGGTTTAACACATAAAGTTGGGCAGAACAGTGTGGTGTCTTTAATGTATACAGTTATTGCTCCGCTATTAAACCCTTTTATATACAGTCTACGAAACAAAGAGGTCAAATCAAAtatcaaaaatatatttttacgaCTGGTACAATTTTGA